Proteins encoded by one window of Salvia splendens isolate huo1 chromosome 5, SspV2, whole genome shotgun sequence:
- the LOC121804829 gene encoding uncharacterized protein LOC121804829 isoform X1 produces the protein MNYDALFSAFTFHNVAAMSNDPKKQESHQQQSCRDVSLGNELWTDGLICAFEFIRGNKKPHHSGTGLKVESSQASAVDKSQNGIYGDTDAYDVDALDEQSQRHEHHLGCFHARERSFGNYWIPIGWKRISQLLQTLQVDAVWASQSVELDDEDDVAVADVATPYWERPVGPTWWCHVDAGCPFISSWLSNAQWLHPAISTALRDESKLISERMKHLLYEVPVRVAGGLLFELLGQSVGDPNADEDDIPVVIRSWQAQNFLLTALHVKGSSSNINVLGVSEVQELLAAGGSNTPRTSHEVIALLACRLARWDDRLFRKYIFGAADEIELKFMNRRTYEDMHMFSIILNQEIRRLSTQVIRVKWSLHAREEILFELLQHICGNAATTLLEGMRKSTRQMIQEQEAVRGRLFTIQDVMQSTVRACLQDQSLHVQHNLGVFGGCGLVLSIITGLFGINVDGIPGSGGAPYAFSVFSGGLVLLGALLIGIGLIYLGLKRPLTEGKAEVRKLELQELVKMFQKEAESHAQVRKNSKTSSTAADIFVDGTSLPEEEPMTFEQRDVARLPGPS, from the exons ATGAATTATGATGCtttattttctgcatttacTTTTCATAATGTGGCAGCAATGAGCAATGATCCTAAGAAACAAGAAAGTCACCAACAGCAGTCGTGTAGGGATGTTTCGTTGGGTAATGAGTTATGGACGGATGGACTAATATGTGCTTTTGAGTTCATACGAGGTAATAAAAAACCTCATCATTCAGGGACTGGCTTGAAAGTCGAGTCTTCGCAAGCTAGTGCTGTCGACAAGTCACAGAATGGTATATACGGAGATACAGACGCTTATGATGTTGATGCTCTAGATGAGCAATCTCAGAGACACGAGCATCATTTAGGCTGTTTTCATGCGCGTGAGAGATCTTTTGGGAATTACTGGATACCAATCGGGTGGAAAAGGATATCTCAGCTACTTCAGACATTGCAAGTTGATGCTGTTTGGGCGTCCCAATCTGTTGAGCTAGATGATGAGGATGACGTGGCTGTAGCAGATGTTGCAACTCCTTACTGGGAGCGTCCTGTGGGCCCCACGTGGTGGTGCCATGTGGATGCAGGCTGCCCTTTTATCAGTTCATGGTTGAGCAACGCTCAGTGGCTGCATCCTGCGATCAGCACTGCATTGAGAGATGAAAGCAAGCTAATAAGCGAACGGATGAAGCACCTTTTATACGAG GTTCCTGTTAGAGTTGCCGGAGGGCTTCTGTTTGAGCTGTTAGGGCAGTCAGTCGGGGATCCTAATGCTGATGAAGATGACATCCCCGTTGTCATACGATCTTGGCAAGCACAGAACTTCTTGTTGACTGCATTGCATGTCAAAGGCTCGTCTTCAAACATTAACGTGTTGGGTGTTTCCGAAGTTCAG GAACTCCTTGCAGCTGGAGGTAGCAACACACCACGAACGAGTCATGAAGTTATAGCTCTACTTGCTTGCCGCCTTGCTCGCTGGGATGACAG ATTGTTTCGCAAATACATTTTTGGGGCCGCCGATGAGATTGAATTGAAGTTCATGAATAG GAGAACTTATGAAGACATGCATATGTTCAGCATAATTCTAAACCAAGAAATTCGAAGACTTTCAACACAG GTAATCAGAGTAAAATGGTCTTTACATGCGAGGGAGGAGATTCTGTTCGAGCTTCTCCAACACATTTGTGGCAATGCTGCAACAACTTTGCTCGAGGGCATGAGAAAAAGCACAAGGCAAATGATTCAGGAACAAGAAGCAGTTCGGGGTCGTTTGTTTACAATACAAGATGTGATGCAGAGCACTGTTCGTGCATGTTTGCAG GATCAGAGCCTCCACGTGCAGCATAACCTTGGAGTTTTCGGAGGCTGCGGCCTAGTTCTCAGCATCATCACCGGGCTGTTTGGAATAAATGTGGATGGAATTCCAGGATCTGGGGGTGCACCTTATGCATTTTCCGTGTTCTCTGGTGGTCTTGTCTTGTTAGGAGCGTTGCTGATAGGAATCGGGCTGATCTATCTGGGACTGAAACGGCCGTTGACTGAAGGTAAGGCAGAGGTGAGGAAGCTGGAGCTTCAAGAACTGGTAAAGATGTTTCAGAAGGAAGCTGAATCTCATGCTCAAGTGAGAAAGAACTCCAAAACATCTTCTACTGCTGCAGATATATTTGTTGATG GCACGAGCTTGCCAGAAGAGGAGCCGATGACATTCGAACAAAGGGATGTGGCCCGTCTCCCTGGGCCGTCGTAG
- the LOC121803775 gene encoding exopolygalacturonase-like: MAIFNIFSSLVFLLFSCIAIAVPPKFFNVVRYGAISDGTTDNSQAFLKAWKDACAYNGRSRFWIPNGKFLLRKASFEGSCNGSMAFLIKGTLVAPTDSFFTDTWIAFRYVSGLISLFCSLHFVIYLDLGFRVCVQTLRFDFVRNSKVENIESINSKSSHFNIFACENMSISHVKLSAPADSPNTDGIHIGTSRNIKISKSVIGTGDDCVSMVSGSQSIEVNGVACGPGHGISIGSLGRGHEHEYVKGITVRNCTFIGSDNGVRIKTWSPSSYSLASGLVFENIIMKNTKNPVVIDQYYCPSPHCYLQVT, encoded by the exons ATGGCAATTTTCAACATTTTTTCATCACTAGTGTTTCTCTTGTTCTCGTGCATTGCAATAGCCGTCCCGCCAAAATTCTTCAACGTCGTTCGCTACGGTGCCATCTCCGATGGCACCACCGACAACTCTCAG GCATTTCTCAAAGCATGGAAAGATGCATGTGCATACAATGGAAGGAGTAGGTTTTGGATCCCAAATGGAAAATTCTTGCTACGAAAGGCCTCATTTGAAGGCTCGTGCAATGGCTCAATGGCCTTTCTGATCAAAGGGACCCTCGTGGCCCCCACCGATTCCTTCTTCACTGACACGTGGATCGCCTTCCGGTATGTATCCGGCCTCATT TCTCTCTTTTGCTCTctccattttgttatctatcttgatttagggtttagggtttgtGTGCAGACATTGAGATTCGACTTTGTGAGGAACTCCAAGGTTGAAAACATCGAATCCATCAACAGCAAGAGCTCCCATTTCAACATTTTCGCCTGCGAAAACATGAGCATAAGCCATGTTAAGCTCTCGGCGCCTGCAGACAGCCCCAACACCGATGGCATCCATATTGGGACCTCGCGCAACATCAAGATATCCAAGTCCGTCATTGGCACGGGAGATGACTGCGTGTCCATGGTGTCCGGCAGCCAATCTATTGAGGTGAATGGCGTCGCTTGTGGGCCTGGCCATGGCATTAGTATTGGGAGCTTGGGGAGAGGCCATGAGCATGAGTATGTCAAGGGGATAACTGTCAGAAACTGCACCTTTATTGGCTCCGATAATGGTGTTAGGATAAAAACATGGTCACCCTCTTCATATAGTTTGGCTTCTGGCTtagtttttgaaaatattattatgaaaaataccaaaaatccaGTTGTTATTGATCAGTATTACTGCCCCTCACCACATTGCTATTTGCAGGTAACCTAA
- the LOC121804829 gene encoding uncharacterized protein LOC121804829 isoform X2 yields the protein MSNDPKKQESHQQQSCRDVSLGNELWTDGLICAFEFIRGNKKPHHSGTGLKVESSQASAVDKSQNGIYGDTDAYDVDALDEQSQRHEHHLGCFHARERSFGNYWIPIGWKRISQLLQTLQVDAVWASQSVELDDEDDVAVADVATPYWERPVGPTWWCHVDAGCPFISSWLSNAQWLHPAISTALRDESKLISERMKHLLYEVPVRVAGGLLFELLGQSVGDPNADEDDIPVVIRSWQAQNFLLTALHVKGSSSNINVLGVSEVQELLAAGGSNTPRTSHEVIALLACRLARWDDRLFRKYIFGAADEIELKFMNRRTYEDMHMFSIILNQEIRRLSTQVIRVKWSLHAREEILFELLQHICGNAATTLLEGMRKSTRQMIQEQEAVRGRLFTIQDVMQSTVRACLQDQSLHVQHNLGVFGGCGLVLSIITGLFGINVDGIPGSGGAPYAFSVFSGGLVLLGALLIGIGLIYLGLKRPLTEGKAEVRKLELQELVKMFQKEAESHAQVRKNSKTSSTAADIFVDGTSLPEEEPMTFEQRDVARLPGPS from the exons ATGAGCAATGATCCTAAGAAACAAGAAAGTCACCAACAGCAGTCGTGTAGGGATGTTTCGTTGGGTAATGAGTTATGGACGGATGGACTAATATGTGCTTTTGAGTTCATACGAGGTAATAAAAAACCTCATCATTCAGGGACTGGCTTGAAAGTCGAGTCTTCGCAAGCTAGTGCTGTCGACAAGTCACAGAATGGTATATACGGAGATACAGACGCTTATGATGTTGATGCTCTAGATGAGCAATCTCAGAGACACGAGCATCATTTAGGCTGTTTTCATGCGCGTGAGAGATCTTTTGGGAATTACTGGATACCAATCGGGTGGAAAAGGATATCTCAGCTACTTCAGACATTGCAAGTTGATGCTGTTTGGGCGTCCCAATCTGTTGAGCTAGATGATGAGGATGACGTGGCTGTAGCAGATGTTGCAACTCCTTACTGGGAGCGTCCTGTGGGCCCCACGTGGTGGTGCCATGTGGATGCAGGCTGCCCTTTTATCAGTTCATGGTTGAGCAACGCTCAGTGGCTGCATCCTGCGATCAGCACTGCATTGAGAGATGAAAGCAAGCTAATAAGCGAACGGATGAAGCACCTTTTATACGAG GTTCCTGTTAGAGTTGCCGGAGGGCTTCTGTTTGAGCTGTTAGGGCAGTCAGTCGGGGATCCTAATGCTGATGAAGATGACATCCCCGTTGTCATACGATCTTGGCAAGCACAGAACTTCTTGTTGACTGCATTGCATGTCAAAGGCTCGTCTTCAAACATTAACGTGTTGGGTGTTTCCGAAGTTCAG GAACTCCTTGCAGCTGGAGGTAGCAACACACCACGAACGAGTCATGAAGTTATAGCTCTACTTGCTTGCCGCCTTGCTCGCTGGGATGACAG ATTGTTTCGCAAATACATTTTTGGGGCCGCCGATGAGATTGAATTGAAGTTCATGAATAG GAGAACTTATGAAGACATGCATATGTTCAGCATAATTCTAAACCAAGAAATTCGAAGACTTTCAACACAG GTAATCAGAGTAAAATGGTCTTTACATGCGAGGGAGGAGATTCTGTTCGAGCTTCTCCAACACATTTGTGGCAATGCTGCAACAACTTTGCTCGAGGGCATGAGAAAAAGCACAAGGCAAATGATTCAGGAACAAGAAGCAGTTCGGGGTCGTTTGTTTACAATACAAGATGTGATGCAGAGCACTGTTCGTGCATGTTTGCAG GATCAGAGCCTCCACGTGCAGCATAACCTTGGAGTTTTCGGAGGCTGCGGCCTAGTTCTCAGCATCATCACCGGGCTGTTTGGAATAAATGTGGATGGAATTCCAGGATCTGGGGGTGCACCTTATGCATTTTCCGTGTTCTCTGGTGGTCTTGTCTTGTTAGGAGCGTTGCTGATAGGAATCGGGCTGATCTATCTGGGACTGAAACGGCCGTTGACTGAAGGTAAGGCAGAGGTGAGGAAGCTGGAGCTTCAAGAACTGGTAAAGATGTTTCAGAAGGAAGCTGAATCTCATGCTCAAGTGAGAAAGAACTCCAAAACATCTTCTACTGCTGCAGATATATTTGTTGATG GCACGAGCTTGCCAGAAGAGGAGCCGATGACATTCGAACAAAGGGATGTGGCCCGTCTCCCTGGGCCGTCGTAG
- the LOC121804586 gene encoding glucan endo-1,3-beta-glucosidase 12-like: protein MAKNVLSNLPSILLFVLLLCSGASLSLSKNIYYKQDSTSQFAGSIVQETEAAAEQKDVTTPMTTVPLRYPSSLNPLLDPQQDSPTITTPPSTAAGSWCVASISATPAALQAALDYACGHGGADCSPIQPGGGCFAPINLRHHASYAFNTYYQRNPIPSSCNFAGSAVTTSTDPSYVTCHYPSLSTSSSVLNTTSSTGSHVFGAGPVPPSPTAAALPNSCIHVLQFLALLLSVLPSFSSHDCGIPA from the exons ATGGCTAAAAATGTTCTGTCAAACCTTCCATCCATCCTTCTCTTTGTTCTTCTACTCTGCTCAggtgcctctctctctctctccaaaaacATATACTATAAACAAGACTCTACTTCTCAATTTGCAGGTTCAATTGTCCAAGAAACAGAGGCAGCAGCAGAGCAAAAAGATGTGACAACTCCAATGACAACAGTTCCTTTGAGATATCCTTCATCTTTAAATCCATTGCTGGATCCACAGCAAGATTCTCCCACCATCACCACTCCTCCATCTACGGCCGCAGGGAGCTGGTGTGTCGCCAGCATATCCGCCACACCGGCAGCATTGCAGGCTGCACTGGACTATGCCTGTGGCCACGGTGGTGCAGACTGCTCCCCCATCCAGCCCGGGGGAGGCTGCTTCGCCCCAATCAACCTCCGCCACCACGCCTCCTACGCCTTCAACACCTACTACCAGAGGAATCCAATCCCCAGCAGCTGCAACTTCGCTGGCTCAGCTGTTACAACAAGCACTGATCCAA GTTATGTGACATGCCACTATCCATCTTTAAG CACAAGTTCATCGGTGTTGAACACAACTAGCTCGACTGGATCCCATGTTTTCGGGGCTGGACCAGTCCCTCCCTCTCCTACTGCAGCTGCCCTGCCTAACTCTTGTATACATGTACTGCAATTCTTGGCTCTACTGTTGTCAGTTTTGCCTAGTTTTTCTTCCCATGATTGTGGAATACCTGCCTAA
- the LOC121804585 gene encoding protein MEI2-like 2, protein MEQSKNPFAGPSKTPFVSVSDKEKTAWKLPNDTRAYHTSTDASLFSTSLPVFPHMKFNFSESERVRSIDDAFPSLTKGRVADEIKDPLEDIEPHTMGNLLPGDEDELFAGIMDDFDLSGLPTQLEELDDDFFGSGGGLEIESESHENLVNGISRLSMSDGISGSAISPFGFTNGVAAVSGEHPYGEHPSRTLFVRNINSNVEDSELKSLFEQFGDIRTLYTACKHRGFVMISYYDIRAARTAMRALQSKPLRRRKLDIHFSIPKDNPSEKDVNQGTLVVFNLDASVSNDDLRQIFGAYGEVKEIRETPHKWHHKFIEFYDVRAADAALKALNRSDIAGKRIKLEPSRPGGARRSLMQQLSLEQDQDEARAFLHQVGSPLADSPPGSWTNYGSPVERNSLHGYSTTPKLGSLSPVGSSHLTGLASILPSHASNPVKIAPIGKDPGRMTQNQVVNKASNGQGVAFQDHYSIPDPTLSTSPGPVSPFDYSKPSSIGTLSGPQFLWGSPSVQSEHANSSAWSSSLKAHPFQSSGQGIGFPYPSQRGSFLGSHHHVGSAPSGIQLERHLGFFPDSPETSYINQAAFGVTNFGRNDGSHGMNIGVPGAVNVGVTFARNYTDSGSPGSRVMSMTRNGPLYYGNSSFGATSNDGMIDRARSRRVESGGQMDNKKQYQLDLEKIMSGEDSRTTLMIKNIPNKYTSKMLLAAIDETHKGTYDFLYLPIDFKNKCNVGYAFINMVSPSHIITFYEAFNGKKWEKFNSEKVASLAYARIQGKIALVSHFQNSSLMNEDKRCRPIVFQSESQGTGDLELLPSGNLNIFIRQPDGSYLGDSLDSPRGDSDIFGS, encoded by the exons ATGGAGCAATCCAAAAATCCTTTTGCTG GCCCTTCTAAAACTCCTTTCGTGAGTGTTTCTGATAAAGAGAAAACTGCATGGAAACTTCCGAATGATACCAGAGCGTATCACACATCTACCGATGCTAGTTTGTTTTCTACCTCGTTGCCTGTCTTCCCACACATGAAAT TTAATTTTAGTGAATCTGAACGAGTAAGGTCCATTGATGATGCCTTCCCTAGCCTTACCAAAGGTCGTGTAGCTGATGAAATTAAGGATCCGCTTGAAGATATTGAACCACATACCATGGGCAATCTTCTTCCTGGTGATGAAGATGAACTTTTTGCTGGCATAATGGATGATTTCGATCTTAGTGGGTTACCAACTCAACTTGAGGAATTGGATGACGACTTTTTTGGAAGCGGAGGGGGTCTGGAAATTGAATCTGAAAGTCATGAGAATCTGGTTAATGGTATATCGAGGTTAAGCATGTCGGATGGTATTAGTGGAAGTGCCATTTCTCCTTTTGGTTTCACAAATGGTGTTGCAGCTGTTAGTGGCGAACACCCATATGGAGAGCACCCGTCAAGGACGTTATTTGTTCGCAATATCAACAGTAATGTGGAGGACTCTGAGCTGAAGTCTCTCTTTGAG CAATTTGGAGATATCAGAACTCTTTACACTGCATGTAAACACAGGGGATTTGTGATGATATCATACTATGATATCAGAGCTGCCCGAACTGCAATGCGTGCACTACAGAGCAAGCCTTTGAGAAGAAGAAAACTTGATATTCATTTTTCGATTCCTAAG GATAACCCATCGGAAAAGGATGTTAATCAAGGCACTTTGGTGGTGTTCAATTTGGATGCATCCGTATCCAATGATGACCTTCGCCAAATATTTGGAGCTTATGGCGAAGTTAAGGAG ATAAGAGAGACGCCTCATAAATGGCACCATAAATTTATCGAGTTTTATGATGTTCGAGCTGCAGACGCAGCTCTGAAGGCTTTAAACAGAAGTGATATAGCTGGAAAACGCATAAAGCTTGAACCTAGCCGGCCTGGTGGTGCCAGACGGAG CTTAATGCAGCAGCTTAGTCTGGAACAGGATCAAGATGAAGCCCGAGCTTTCCTTCACCAAGTCGGTTCTCCTTTAGCTGATTCTCCTCCAG GTAGCTGGACCAATTATGGTAGTCCAGTCGAGCGAAATTCACTGCATGGTTATAGTACGACGCCAAAATTAGGAAGTCTGAGCCCTGTGGGGAGCAGCCACTTAACGGGGTTGGCTTCTATTCTCCCGTCCCATGCATCAAATCCCGTGAAAATTGCACCAATTGGTAAAGATCCAGGAAGGATGACCCAAAATCAGGTCGTCAATAAGGCTAGCAATGGTCAAGGAGTGGCTTTTCAGGATCATTATTCGATTCCTGATCCAACCTTAAGCACCAGTCCCGGGCCCGTCTCACCGTTTGACTATTCCAAGCCGTCTAGCATCGGTACACTTTCTGGTCCTCAGTTTCTCTGGGGAAGTCCCTCTGTCCAGTCCGAGCATGCCAATTCATCGGCATGGTCGTCTTCTTTGAAGGCCCATCCTTTTCAATCCAGTGGTCAGGGAATCGGTTTCCCCTATCCTAGTCAGCGTGGTTCGTTTCTTGGGTCACATCACCACGTTGGATCTGCTCCATCTGGTATTCAACTGGAAAGGCATCTTGGCTTTTTTCCCGATTCTCCAGAAACTTCATACATAAACCAGGCAGCTTTTGGAGTAACAAATTTTGGACGCAATGATGGGAGCCATGGCATGAATATCGGGGTCCCTGGGGCTGTGAACGTAGGAGTTACTTTTGCCAGAAACTACACTGATAGTGGTTCTCCTGGTTCCCGAGTGATGTCTATGACAAGAAATGGCCCTTTATATTACGGGAACAGTTCTTTCGGCGCCACCAGCAATGATGGGATGATTGATCGTGCTCGTAGTAGAAGGGTCGAGAGTGGAGGCCAGATGGATAACAAGAAGCAGTATCAACTAGATTTGGAGAAGATTATGAGTGGTGAAGATAGCCGAACTACATTGATGATTAAGAACATACCAAACAA GTATACTTCGAAGATGCTACTGGCTGCTATTGATGAAACCCATAAGGGCACATACGATTTTCTCTATTTGCCAATCGATTTTAAG AATAAATGCAATGTTGGGTATGCCTTCATCAATATGGTATCGCCTTCACACATCATCACCTTTTATGAG GCATTCAACGGAAAGAAATGGGAAAAATTCAATAGTGAAAAGGTCGCATCTTTGGCGTATGCAAGAATTCAGGGAAAGATTGCTCTCGTGTCTCACTTTCAGAATTCGAGTTTGATGAATGAGGACAAGCGTTGCCGGCCCATCGTCTTCCAATCGGAGAGCCAAGGGACTGGTGATCTG GAACTGCTCCCGTCTGGCAATCTTAACATCTTTATCCGTCAGCCAGATGGATCCTACTTAGGAGATTCTCTCGACAGTCCGAGGGGAGATTCAGACATCTTCGGAAGCTGA
- the LOC121802651 gene encoding serine/threonine-protein phosphatase 7 long form homolog has product MHTPYTPCGAKWHGVTEIGNAPRHSVAHYRDQLSLIRPGQFLWTPYADCILPEYCIDSTASYLCDTYLVCWSFVEAHEAGRVCRQFNRYQRIPQYCDRMLHSSGHLSKSHRRGRKGADWAKVHKFFIDEWDLRHDRFQATFDHATATLGGRINPGYMAWYNRITVSYLVQPGTQSTDGMNEAASSNLLAVETLQGIWHLTSEHDTDPRFIQIRDMAASALRAMNHADAMEYPSSQRQNVVVPPRPPTSLRHGLPGVRTGGHGITRQHRLATPHLSPPS; this is encoded by the exons atgcacacgccgtataccccgtgcggagccaa gtggcacggagttactgaaattggaaatgcgCCCCGACATTCAGTAGCTCATTATCGTGATCAGTTATCACTGATCCGTCCTGGCCAG tttCTGTGGACACCCTATGCAGACTGTATCCTCCCTGAGTACTGCATTGATTCGACTGCATCCTACTTGTGCGATACTTATTTGGTGTGCTGGTCATTTGTCGAGGCACACGAGGCTGGACGCGTTTGTCGACAATTTAACCGCTACCAGCGTATTCCTCAGTACTGTGATAGGATGCTACATAGCTCCGGCCATTTGAGTAAAAGTCATCGCCGTGGGAGGAAGGGCGCTGATTGGGCTAAGGTACAtaagttcttcattgatgaatgGGACTTGCGCCACGACAGGTTCCAAGCAACTTTTGACCACGCAACGGCGACACTAGGTGGTCGCATTAATCCGGGTTATATGGCGTGGTACAATAGGATCACCGTGTCGTACCTAGTTCAACCTGGGACACAGTCAACTGACGGGATGAACGAGGCAGCCTCTTCTAATTTATTGGCG GTTGAGACCCTTCAGGGGATATGGCATTTGACCTCTGAGCATGACACAGACCCTCGGTTCATTCAGATTCGAGACATGGCTGCTTCGGCACTTCGTGCGATGAACCATGCTGATGCGATGGAGTATCCATCTTCTCAACGGCAAAATGTGGTCGTGCCGCCACGCCCACCAACTTCTCTTCGTCATGGACTGCCGGGTGTCCGGACGGGTGGGCACGGGATTACACGACAGCATAGGT TGGCCACCCCCCACCTAAGTCCACCATCGTAG